DNA from Deinobacterium chartae:
GCCCGAAGCTCAGCTCGAGGCGGTCACGGCGCGCGAGGCGCGCGAGCTCGAGCGGCGCGAGGCGCTGTACCGCGCAGGACGGTCTCTTCCCTCCCTCGAGGACCGCAGCGTGCTGCTGATCGACGACGGTCTGGCGACCGGAGCCAGCGCGCGCGCAGCCCTGCAGGCCCTGCGGGCTCTGAACCCGGCCACCCTGGTGCTGGCCGTACCGGTCGGAGCCGCCCAGACCTGCGCGGAACTGGCGGAACTGGCCGACGACGTGGTGTGCCCGGTTCAGCCCGAGCCGTTTTACGCGGTGGGCCAGGCATACGTGAATTTCGGGCAGACCGGTGATGACGAGGTGCTCGACCTGCTGCGGGCGAGCCGGGAAGGACAGGACGCATGAACGATACCCGACTGGCAGAAGCGATCCACACCCAGGCCCAGCCGGTCCTGGGGGCCTCGAGCGATTATGACCTGCTGATCAAGAGCATCGGGGATGCCCAGGTGGTGCTGTTGGGCGAGGCCTCGCACGGCACGCACGAGTTTTACCGCGAGCGGGCCCGCATCACCCGGCGCCTGATCGAGGAGTGCGGGTTCGGCGCGGTGGCGGTGGAGGCCGACTGGCCCGACGCTTACCGGGTCAACCGCTACGTGCGCGGGCAGACCGATGGCGGCGGAGCTCAGGCGGCCCTCGAGGACTTTCAGCGTTTTCCGCGCTGGATGTGGCGCAACGAGGACGTCGAGCACTTTATCGACTGGCTGCGCGGCTTCAACGCCACGCACACGGACCGGCCGGGGGTGGGATTTTACGGCCTGGACCTGTACAGCCTGCACCGTTCGCTCGAGGAGGTGGTGCGCTACCTCGACGGGGTGGACCCGGAGGCCGCGCGCCGCGCACGCGACCGTTTCGCCTGCTTCGAGCACTTCGGGGAGGACCCGCAGAACTACGGGTATGCCACCAGCACCGGCATGGCCGAGCCCTGCGAGGACGCGGTGGTCACGACCCTGATCGAGCTGCAGCGGCGGGAGGACGAACTGACCGCAGCGGGCGGGGCCCTGGCCGAAGACGAGCACTTTTTTGCCGAGCAGAACGCGCGGCTGGCCCGCAACGCCGAGCGTTACTACCGCTCGATGTTCCGTGGGCGTCAAAGCTCCTGGAATCTGCGCGACACCCACATGATGGAGACCCTCGAAGCGCTGCGCGAGCATCTGGGTGGAGCCAGGGTGGTGGTGTGGGCCCACAACTCGCACCTGGGCGACGCGCGCGCCACGCAGATGGGACGCGCGGGCGAGCTGAACCTGGGGCAGCTGGTGCGGGAGCGTTACGGGGACGCGGCGCGGCTGGTGGGCTTCTCGACCTTCGAAGGCACGGTGACCGCCGCGAACGACTGGGACGAACCGGCCCGTCTGCGCCGGGTACGCCCGGGCCTCGAGGGCAGCTACGAGTGGCTGTTTCACCAGGCCGGCGCAGGCGACTTCTGGCTGGACCTGCGGCGCGACAACGAGGCGGTCGCCGGGCTGCACCGCTCGCGTCTGCAGCGGGCGATCGGGGTGGTATACCGCCCGGAGACCGAGCGCTACAGCCACTACTTTGAGACCACGCTGCCCCAACAGTTCGACCTGATGCTGCATTTTGACCGCACTTCGGCGGTCGTACCGCTCGACCGGGATCCGGGCTACTCGGAAGCGGAGCTGCCCGACACGTATCCCAGCGGCATCTGACAGAACCGGGTCTTCTGGCGCGGAGCGGAAACCGAACTTTCCGCTCCGCTTTGTGTAGCTCAAAGCCCTGTGTGAGTTCAGCTACAAGCCGTCTTCATTCGGTTCGGATATCAGCAGCGAGTACGGTGAAAACCAGTTTACGCCTCCTGAGAAAGCCTGAAGGTCCGCCGCTATACCGTGGAAACAGGAATCCTGGCATTCCCAACTTCCTCTCAAGGAGATCATCATGACTTCAGACCGACCGGCTGCTGCGGCTTCCGGCACAACCTCCCCTCTCGCTTCTGGCATGCGGGTCCTTGAGACACAGGTGTACCGCGGTCCTAATCTTTACGGCTACCAGCCGATGATCCGATTCCAGCTCGACCTCGGAATCCTCGAGGAGTACCCGACCGACCGCCTGGGCGACTTCAGCGCCCGGCTGCTGGACCTGCTGCCCAGCCTGTACGAGCACGGCTGTTCGTACCGCGAGCCGGGCGGTTTTGCCCGACGGCTGCGCGAGGGAACCTGGCTGGGCCACGTCACCGAACACGTGGCCCTTGAGTTGCAGACCCTGGTGGGCACCCGGGTGACCTACGGCAAAACCCGCTCGGTACGCGGGCGACCCGGCGTGTACAACGTGCTGTACACCTACCGCGAGGAGCGGGTAGGACAGCTCGCAGGCCATGTGGCCCTGCGGCTGGTCCAGTCGCTGCTGCCCGAGGAACTGCGCGGCCTCGAGGGCCACGAACGCCTGATCCCCCGCGAGTGGCGCGAGCGCCTGGACATCCCGGAAGCGTTCGACCTCGAGGCGGAACTCGCGCAGTTGCGGCGGCTCACGCGGCGCCACACCCTGGGCCCCACCACCGCGTCGCTGGTCGAGGAGGCCGAGCGGCGCGGCATCCCCACGCTGCGCCTGGACGACGACAGCCTGGTGCAGCTCGGCTACGGGCGCCACCAGCAGCGCGTGCGGGCCAGCATCACCTCCAAGACGTCCTACCTGGCGGTCGAGGCCGCCGGGGACAAGTCGCTGACCCGCAAGCTGCTCGACGGCGCAGGCATTCCGGTCCCGCAGGGCGTGGTGGTCCGCAGCCCCGAGGAGGCGCTGCGCGAGGCCGAGCGGCTCGGATACCCGGTGGTCACCAAGCCGCTCGACGGCAACCACGGGCGCGGCGTCACCGTGGACCTGCGCAGCCCCGAGCAGGTGGAACGCGGGTTCCGCGCGGCGCGCGAGCACGGCCGCGAGGTGATCGTGGAGCGCTTCTTCGTGGGCCGCGACTACCGGGTGCTGGTGGTGGGCGGCCGGGTGGTGGCGGTAGCCGAGCGC
Protein-coding regions in this window:
- a CDS encoding erythromycin esterase family protein, whose amino-acid sequence is MNDTRLAEAIHTQAQPVLGASSDYDLLIKSIGDAQVVLLGEASHGTHEFYRERARITRRLIEECGFGAVAVEADWPDAYRVNRYVRGQTDGGGAQAALEDFQRFPRWMWRNEDVEHFIDWLRGFNATHTDRPGVGFYGLDLYSLHRSLEEVVRYLDGVDPEAARRARDRFACFEHFGEDPQNYGYATSTGMAEPCEDAVVTTLIELQRREDELTAAGGALAEDEHFFAEQNARLARNAERYYRSMFRGRQSSWNLRDTHMMETLEALREHLGGARVVVWAHNSHLGDARATQMGRAGELNLGQLVRERYGDAARLVGFSTFEGTVTAANDWDEPARLRRVRPGLEGSYEWLFHQAGAGDFWLDLRRDNEAVAGLHRSRLQRAIGVVYRPETERYSHYFETTLPQQFDLMLHFDRTSAVVPLDRDPGYSEAELPDTYPSGI
- a CDS encoding phosphoribosyltransferase, whose amino-acid sequence is MFANRRDAGRQLAQHLERFRTAPRPLVLALPRGGVPVAFEVARALRAPLEVFVVRKLGVPGHEEVAMGAIASGGVRVLNEDLLRRLALPEAQLEAVTAREARELERREALYRAGRSLPSLEDRSVLLIDDGLATGASARAALQALRALNPATLVLAVPVGAAQTCAELAELADDVVCPVQPEPFYAVGQAYVNFGQTGDDEVLDLLRASREGQDA